One genomic window of Methanosphaera cuniculi includes the following:
- a CDS encoding sugar phosphate nucleotidyltransferase codes for MNETIGMILCGGFGKRLRPVTETVPKPLVELKDDYTILDKQIFDFKSAGIKKVILLTGFLGEKIEERYSDNYMGVEIEYVKEDQPLGTLNAIRLGMEHIDDNTQCVIRNGDVVADLSIKKMVEQGEKSPYDFSIFITRMVSPYGIVELSGDKIVSFKEKPVLDYYINGGIYFSKGKLDFGSYQTGDIEKTLFPELAKDKKLGYYRENDLFWMAVDTNKELQQVQNEYRNREDKPWGYEKILINTEKYLTKELFIKEGYQTSYHYHPNKDETMYIVSGRGYIEFEDKKEYFSTKDTVRIEPQTPHTIVALENTVLHEVSTPDLDDTVRIKDFYDAETPTGKR; via the coding sequence ATGAATGAAACCATAGGAATGATACTATGTGGTGGATTTGGAAAAAGACTAAGACCAGTAACAGAAACAGTACCAAAACCACTCGTAGAACTAAAAGATGATTACACAATACTAGATAAACAAATCTTTGACTTCAAAAGTGCAGGAATAAAAAAAGTAATACTACTCACAGGATTCTTAGGTGAAAAAATAGAGGAAAGATATTCAGACAACTACATGGGTGTAGAAATAGAATATGTAAAAGAAGACCAACCACTAGGAACACTCAATGCAATAAGACTCGGAATGGAACACATCGATGATAACACACAATGTGTAATAAGAAACGGTGATGTAGTAGCAGATCTTAGTATCAAAAAAATGGTAGAACAAGGAGAAAAATCACCATATGACTTCAGCATATTCATAACACGAATGGTATCACCATATGGAATAGTAGAACTCAGTGGAGATAAAATAGTATCATTTAAAGAAAAACCAGTACTAGACTACTATATAAATGGTGGAATATACTTCTCTAAAGGAAAACTAGACTTTGGATCATACCAAACAGGAGATATTGAAAAAACACTATTTCCGGAACTAGCAAAAGATAAAAAACTCGGATACTACCGTGAAAATGATCTATTCTGGATGGCAGTAGATACAAACAAAGAACTACAACAAGTACAAAATGAGTACAGAAACCGTGAAGATAAACCATGGGGATATGAAAAAATACTCATAAACACAGAAAAATATCTAACAAAAGAACTCTTCATCAAAGAAGGATACCAAACAAGTTACCACTACCACCCAAATAAGGATGAAACAATGTACATTGTAAGTGGACGTGGATACATAGAATTTGAAGATAAAAAAGAATACTTCAGCACAAAAGATACAGTAAGAATTGAACCACAAACACCACACACAATAGTAGCACTAGAAAACACAGTACTTCATGAAGTATCAACTCCTGATTTAGATGATACAGTAAGAATCAAAGACTTCTATGATGCTGAAACACCAACAGGAAAACGATAA